In Achromobacter xylosoxidans A8, a single window of DNA contains:
- the gdhA gene encoding NADP-specific glutamate dehydrogenase, with protein sequence MLKVQSLDDFLRGVAARDPQQPEFMQAVQEVMLSLWPFIEKHPHYAEHAVLERLVEPERVIQFRVCWTDDRGQAQVNRAFRIQHSSAIGPFKGGMRFHPSVNLSILKFLAFEQTLKNSLTTLPMGGGKGGSDFDPKGKSDAEVMRFCQALMIELYRHLGPDTDVPAGDIGVGAREVGFMAGMMKKLSNSTASVFTGKGLTFGGSLIRPEATGYGTVYFAEEMLKRVGKSFDGLRVSVSGSGNVAQYAIEKAMALGAKVVTISDSNGTVVDEAGFTHEKLVALMHIKNDLRGRLDTYARQFGLVYEAGKRPWHVPVDVALPCATQNELELADAQTLIKNGVLCVAEGANMPATLEAAKAFIAARVLYAPGKASNAGGVAVSGLEMAQNSARLAWTREEVDARLHAIMRDIHENCVRHGHSEREYVNYLDGANIAGFVKVADAMRQQGLY encoded by the coding sequence ATGTTGAAAGTGCAGAGTCTGGACGACTTCCTGCGTGGCGTCGCCGCGCGCGACCCGCAGCAGCCTGAGTTCATGCAAGCCGTCCAGGAGGTGATGCTGAGCCTGTGGCCTTTCATCGAAAAGCACCCCCACTACGCCGAGCACGCCGTGCTCGAGCGCCTGGTGGAGCCGGAACGCGTGATTCAGTTCCGCGTGTGCTGGACCGATGACCGCGGCCAGGCCCAGGTCAACCGCGCTTTCCGCATTCAACACAGCTCGGCCATCGGCCCCTTCAAGGGCGGCATGCGTTTCCACCCCTCGGTGAACCTGTCCATCCTGAAGTTCCTGGCTTTCGAGCAGACCCTCAAGAACTCGCTCACCACGCTGCCCATGGGCGGCGGCAAGGGCGGCTCCGACTTCGACCCCAAGGGCAAGTCCGACGCTGAAGTCATGCGCTTCTGCCAAGCCCTGATGATCGAGCTGTACCGCCACCTGGGCCCGGACACCGACGTGCCGGCTGGCGACATCGGCGTGGGCGCGCGCGAAGTCGGCTTCATGGCCGGCATGATGAAAAAGCTGTCCAACTCGACCGCCAGCGTGTTCACCGGCAAGGGCCTGACCTTCGGCGGCAGCCTGATCCGCCCCGAAGCCACCGGCTACGGCACCGTGTACTTCGCTGAAGAAATGCTCAAGCGCGTGGGCAAGTCCTTCGACGGCCTGCGCGTGTCCGTATCGGGCTCGGGCAACGTCGCCCAGTACGCGATCGAAAAGGCCATGGCGCTGGGCGCCAAGGTCGTGACGATTTCGGATTCTAACGGCACGGTGGTCGACGAAGCCGGCTTCACGCACGAGAAGCTGGTGGCGCTGATGCACATCAAGAACGACCTGCGCGGCCGCCTGGACACGTATGCCCGCCAGTTCGGCCTGGTCTATGAAGCCGGCAAGCGCCCGTGGCACGTGCCGGTGGACGTGGCCCTGCCCTGCGCCACCCAGAACGAACTGGAACTGGCCGATGCGCAAACGCTGATCAAGAACGGCGTGCTGTGCGTCGCCGAAGGCGCCAACATGCCGGCCACGCTGGAAGCCGCCAAGGCCTTCATCGCCGCCCGCGTGCTGTACGCGCCCGGCAAGGCCAGCAACGCCGGCGGCGTGGCCGTATCCGGCCTGGAAATGGCCCAGAACTCGGCCCGCCTGGCCTGGACGCGCGAGGAAGTCGACGCGCGCCTGCACGCCATCATGCGCGACATCCATGAGAACTGCGTGCGCCACGGCCACAGCGAACGCGAGTACGTGAACTACCTGGACGGCGCCAACATTGCCGGCTTCGTGAAGGTGGCTGACGCGATGCGTCAGCAAGGGCTGTATTAA
- a CDS encoding exodeoxyribonuclease III translates to MLRITSINLNGIRSAFRKGLQPWMEKHAADVLCLQEIKVSHEDLTDDLRHPPGYTGHFHHAVKKGYSGVGIYLRDAAERVNTGLDCEEFDPEGRIIRADWKNLSVISAYLPSGSSGDERQQAKYRFLDRFGPWIDALMHEHKTTGREFIICGDWNIAHKEIDLKNWKGNLKNSGFLPEERAWLTDVFDKRGFVDVFRTIDDRPDQYTWWSNRGQAWAKNVGWRIDYQIATPGIAARARNVAIYKDERFSDHAPLTIDYDATL, encoded by the coding sequence TTGCTGCGCATTACGTCGATCAATCTCAACGGCATCCGGTCCGCCTTCCGCAAGGGCCTGCAACCTTGGATGGAAAAGCATGCAGCCGACGTGCTCTGCCTGCAGGAGATCAAGGTATCCCACGAGGACCTGACCGACGACCTGCGCCACCCGCCCGGTTATACCGGCCACTTCCACCATGCCGTGAAGAAGGGCTATAGCGGCGTGGGCATCTACCTGCGCGACGCGGCCGAACGCGTCAACACCGGTCTGGATTGCGAAGAATTCGACCCCGAAGGCCGCATCATCCGCGCCGACTGGAAAAACCTGTCGGTCATCAGCGCCTACCTGCCCTCGGGCTCCAGCGGCGACGAGCGCCAGCAGGCCAAGTACCGCTTCCTGGACCGCTTCGGCCCCTGGATCGACGCCCTGATGCACGAGCACAAGACCACCGGCCGCGAGTTCATCATCTGCGGCGACTGGAACATCGCGCACAAGGAAATCGACCTGAAGAACTGGAAGGGCAATCTGAAGAATTCGGGCTTCCTGCCCGAAGAGCGCGCCTGGCTGACCGACGTGTTCGACAAGCGCGGCTTCGTCGACGTGTTCCGCACCATCGACGACCGCCCGGACCAGTACACCTGGTGGAGCAACCGCGGCCAGGCCTGGGCCAAGAACGTGGGGTGGCGCATCGACTACCAGATCGCCACGCCGGGCATCGCCGCCCGCGCCCGCAACGTGGCCATCTACAAGGACGAGCGCTTCTCGGACCACGCCCCCCTGACGATCGACTACGACGCCACGCTCTGA
- a CDS encoding LysE/ArgO family amino acid transporter — MFATLSSPLFFTAWASGTATGLGLFAVVGAQSAFILRQGLMRAHLLSVVAICALIDAIFIFASVSGLQALTSWFPWLTTAVLWFGVAFLSWYALQSARRAWTATGGLAAARDVVPSRRAAILGALGFSLLNPHFWLDMVVVGSLAHGFEDARMAFAAGAFTASLLWLAVLGIGSRLFAPFFASASAWRVLDGLIAVVMAALAVSLALKGV; from the coding sequence ATGTTCGCCACGTTGTCATCCCCCCTTTTCTTCACTGCCTGGGCCAGCGGCACGGCCACCGGGCTGGGCCTGTTCGCGGTCGTGGGCGCGCAAAGCGCGTTCATCCTGCGCCAGGGCCTGATGCGCGCGCACCTCTTGAGCGTGGTCGCCATCTGCGCGCTGATCGACGCCATCTTCATCTTCGCCAGCGTCTCCGGCCTGCAAGCCCTGACCTCCTGGTTCCCCTGGCTGACGACCGCCGTGCTGTGGTTCGGCGTGGCCTTCCTGTCCTGGTACGCGCTGCAGTCGGCGCGCCGCGCCTGGACCGCCACGGGCGGACTGGCTGCCGCCCGCGACGTGGTGCCGTCGCGCCGCGCCGCCATCCTGGGCGCGCTGGGCTTTTCGCTGCTGAATCCGCACTTCTGGCTGGACATGGTGGTGGTCGGCTCGCTGGCGCACGGCTTCGAGGACGCACGCATGGCCTTCGCTGCCGGCGCCTTCACCGCCAGCCTGCTGTGGCTCGCGGTGCTCGGCATCGGCTCGCGCCTGTTCGCCCCGTTCTTCGCCAGCGCCTCGGCCTGGCGCGTGCTGGACGGCCTTATCGCGGTGGTCATGGCCGCATTGGCGGTCAGCCTGGCGCTCAAGGGCGTATAA
- a CDS encoding antibiotic biosynthesis monooxygenase family protein, protein MYSSTFIFAKKQFDDDFHRLDQAIAAAARAIPGYLGEESWEDAARGLISNVYYWESLEALEQLIRHPAHLQAKAAQSRWLDGYRVEISQVLRRYGEGLTPPSL, encoded by the coding sequence ATGTACAGCTCCACCTTCATCTTCGCCAAGAAGCAATTCGACGATGATTTCCATCGCCTGGACCAGGCCATCGCCGCCGCCGCCCGGGCCATTCCGGGCTATCTGGGCGAAGAAAGCTGGGAAGATGCGGCCCGCGGACTGATCTCCAACGTCTACTACTGGGAATCGCTGGAAGCGCTGGAGCAATTGATCCGACACCCCGCGCACCTGCAAGCCAAGGCCGCGCAATCGCGGTGGCTCGACGGCTACCGCGTGGAGATCTCCCAGGTGCTCAGGCGTTACGGCGAAGGGCTGACGCCGCCGTCCTTATAA
- the gatB gene encoding Asp-tRNA(Asn)/Glu-tRNA(Gln) amidotransferase subunit GatB, whose translation MNWEIVIGLETHTQLSTDSKIFSGSSTEFGAAPNTHANVVDLALPGSLPVMNRGAAERAIRFGLAVGATIAPRSVFARKNYFYPDLPKGYQISQYELPVVVGGSLSFFVGEEEKTVNLTRAHLEEDAGKSLHDDFNLANGAPASGIDLNRAGTPLLEIVTEPEMRSAAEAVSYARALHSLVVWLGICDGNMQEGSFRCDANVSVRPVGQKEFGTRTEIKNVNSFRFLERAIVYEARRQIELIEDGGTVVQETRLYDADRDETRSMRSKEDAHDYRYFPDPDLPTLVISSAWVDEVRAAMPELPAAQRARFESEYGLPAYDAAQLTVSRDLAAYFEAVAHALPAGQAKLAANWVMGEVSAALNKDEKSIADSPVQAPALAALIGRIIDGTISNKIAREVFGAMWAGENGGQADAIIDARGLKQISDTGAIGAMIDEVLAANPAIVEEYRAGKQKAFNSLVGQIMKAARGKANPQQVNDLLKQKLDS comes from the coding sequence ATGAACTGGGAAATCGTCATCGGCCTGGAAACGCATACGCAGCTTTCCACGGACTCCAAGATTTTTTCGGGTAGCAGCACCGAATTCGGCGCCGCGCCCAATACCCACGCCAACGTGGTCGATCTGGCCCTGCCGGGCAGCCTGCCGGTCATGAACCGCGGCGCCGCCGAACGCGCCATCCGCTTCGGCCTGGCCGTGGGCGCCACCATCGCGCCGCGCTCGGTGTTCGCGCGCAAGAACTACTTCTACCCCGACCTGCCCAAGGGCTACCAGATCAGCCAGTACGAGCTGCCGGTGGTGGTGGGCGGTTCGCTGTCGTTCTTCGTGGGCGAGGAAGAGAAAACCGTCAACCTGACGCGTGCCCACCTGGAAGAAGACGCCGGCAAGTCCCTGCACGACGACTTCAATCTGGCCAACGGCGCGCCCGCCAGCGGCATCGACCTGAACCGCGCCGGTACGCCGCTGCTGGAAATCGTGACGGAGCCGGAAATGCGCTCGGCCGCCGAGGCCGTGTCCTACGCCCGCGCCCTGCACAGCCTGGTCGTGTGGCTGGGCATCTGCGACGGCAACATGCAGGAAGGCTCGTTCCGCTGCGACGCCAACGTGTCCGTGCGACCGGTGGGCCAAAAGGAATTCGGCACCCGCACCGAGATCAAGAACGTCAACTCGTTCCGCTTCCTGGAACGCGCCATCGTCTATGAAGCGCGGCGCCAGATCGAGCTGATCGAAGACGGCGGCACGGTAGTCCAGGAAACCCGCCTGTACGACGCCGACCGCGACGAGACGCGCAGCATGCGCAGCAAGGAAGACGCGCACGACTACCGCTACTTCCCCGACCCCGACCTGCCCACGCTGGTGATTTCCAGCGCCTGGGTCGACGAGGTCCGCGCCGCCATGCCCGAGCTGCCGGCCGCCCAGCGCGCGCGCTTCGAATCCGAGTACGGCCTGCCCGCCTACGACGCCGCCCAGCTGACCGTCAGCCGCGACCTCGCCGCCTACTTCGAGGCCGTGGCGCACGCGCTGCCGGCCGGCCAGGCCAAGCTGGCCGCCAACTGGGTCATGGGTGAAGTCTCCGCCGCCCTGAACAAGGACGAAAAGAGCATCGCCGACTCGCCGGTGCAGGCGCCGGCGCTGGCCGCCCTGATCGGCCGCATCATCGACGGCACCATCTCCAACAAGATCGCCCGCGAAGTCTTCGGCGCCATGTGGGCCGGCGAAAACGGCGGCCAGGCCGATGCCATCATCGACGCCCGCGGCCTCAAGCAGATCAGCGACACCGGCGCCATCGGCGCCATGATCGACGAGGTGCTGGCCGCCAATCCTGCCATCGTGGAAGAGTACCGGGCCGGCAAGCAGAAGGCGTTCAACTCGCTGGTGGGCCAGATCATGAAGGCCGCCCGCGGCAAGGCCAACCCGCAGCAGGTGAATGATCTGTTGAAGCAGAAGCTGGATAGCTGA
- a CDS encoding LysR substrate-binding domain-containing protein produces MKLPPLNTLRVFDAAARHLAFGKAAEELHVTHGAVSRQIRLLEDALGLALFERRNRAVFLTNAGRQLFEVTRALFEQLAAGLAKLRQPAADAPLVLSCEPTIAMMWLIPRLPDFQRAHPGVQVHLYAAGGPVDFVTQGVDVALRRNDFDWDAALHAERVCEEWTGPLCRPGLVGADPAADDWGGAPALSSATRPQAWRHWARAAGMKPPRRSGPAYEHFYLSLQAAAAGLGVAIGSALMACDALGDRRLEAPRGFARDGSAYVLLSPRPCSEDPRAEAFLEWLRREAAASLHEAVGGPADAAQSVAS; encoded by the coding sequence ATGAAGCTGCCGCCGCTCAATACTTTGCGCGTGTTCGATGCCGCTGCCCGCCACCTGGCGTTTGGCAAGGCGGCCGAAGAGCTGCACGTGACCCATGGCGCCGTCAGCCGGCAGATCCGGCTGCTCGAGGACGCGCTGGGCCTGGCGTTGTTCGAACGCCGCAATCGGGCTGTTTTTCTGACCAATGCGGGCAGGCAGCTATTCGAGGTGACGCGCGCCCTGTTCGAGCAGTTGGCGGCGGGCCTGGCCAAGCTGCGCCAGCCGGCGGCGGATGCGCCGCTGGTGCTGTCTTGCGAGCCCACCATCGCCATGATGTGGCTCATCCCGCGGCTGCCGGACTTCCAGCGCGCCCATCCCGGCGTGCAGGTGCACCTGTATGCGGCAGGCGGTCCCGTGGATTTCGTCACCCAGGGCGTGGACGTGGCGTTGCGCCGCAATGACTTTGACTGGGATGCTGCCCTGCATGCCGAGCGGGTGTGCGAGGAATGGACGGGGCCGTTATGCCGGCCGGGCTTGGTCGGCGCGGATCCGGCTGCGGATGATTGGGGCGGCGCGCCTGCGCTCAGCAGTGCGACCCGTCCGCAAGCCTGGCGGCATTGGGCGCGGGCGGCAGGCATGAAGCCCCCGCGCCGGTCCGGGCCGGCCTACGAGCATTTCTATCTGAGTTTGCAGGCTGCCGCCGCAGGCCTGGGTGTGGCGATAGGTTCCGCCTTGATGGCGTGCGACGCCTTGGGCGATCGCCGGTTGGAGGCGCCTCGCGGTTTTGCCCGCGACGGCTCGGCCTATGTGTTGCTGTCGCCCCGGCCCTGTTCAGAAGATCCGCGGGCGGAAGCCTTTCTGGAATGGTTGCGCCGGGAAGCCGCCGCATCGCTACACGAGGCGGTGGGCGGTCCGGCGGATGCCGCTCAGAGCGTGGCGTCGTAG
- a CDS encoding LysR family transcriptional regulator ArgP has product MKIDHGNLRALAAVVREGSFERAALSLSVTPSAVSQRIKALEDRMGRLLVQRTVPAVATADGQVLVRLAEQTALLEHDALDRLGVADDDVPYASIPVAVNHDSLETWFVDAAVQFAARTRATLDMQSEDQDHTATLLRNGSVLGAVTALAEPVQGCRIHALGSMRYVATCTPEFHKRYFSQGVNAQTLAQAPVLVFNRKDALQARFAHKIADPAPWQPPVWWVPSTRAFVQATLGGLGWTMNPLPLVQEHLDAGQLMLLRGRAWEDVPLYWQHWRVNSEAMEALTDSVLSAARSLVRRR; this is encoded by the coding sequence ATGAAAATCGATCACGGCAACCTGCGCGCCCTGGCAGCGGTAGTGCGGGAAGGCAGCTTCGAGCGGGCGGCGCTGTCGCTGAGCGTCACGCCGTCGGCAGTGTCGCAACGGATCAAGGCGCTGGAGGACCGCATGGGCCGGCTGCTGGTCCAGCGCACCGTGCCGGCGGTGGCCACGGCGGACGGCCAGGTGCTGGTGCGGCTGGCCGAGCAGACGGCGCTGCTGGAGCACGACGCGCTCGACCGCCTGGGCGTGGCGGACGACGATGTGCCCTATGCCAGCATTCCGGTCGCGGTCAATCACGACAGCCTGGAGACCTGGTTCGTCGACGCGGCCGTGCAGTTCGCGGCGCGCACCCGGGCCACGCTGGACATGCAGTCCGAAGACCAGGACCACACCGCGACGCTGCTGCGCAATGGCTCGGTGCTGGGCGCCGTGACCGCCCTGGCCGAGCCGGTCCAGGGCTGCCGCATCCATGCGCTGGGCAGCATGCGCTATGTCGCGACCTGCACGCCCGAATTCCACAAGCGCTACTTCTCGCAGGGCGTCAACGCCCAGACGCTGGCGCAGGCGCCGGTGCTGGTGTTCAACCGCAAGGACGCGCTGCAGGCCCGCTTCGCGCACAAGATCGCGGACCCCGCGCCTTGGCAGCCGCCGGTCTGGTGGGTGCCTTCCACCCGCGCGTTCGTGCAGGCCACGCTGGGCGGCCTGGGCTGGACCATGAATCCGCTGCCGCTGGTGCAGGAACACCTTGATGCAGGTCAGCTGATGCTGCTTCGGGGCCGCGCCTGGGAGGACGTGCCGCTGTATTGGCAGCATTGGCGGGTAAACTCCGAAGCGATGGAAGCCCTGACGGATTCGGTCCTGTCAGCTGCCCGCAGCCTGGTCAGGCGGCGTTAA
- the pyrE gene encoding orotate phosphoribosyltransferase, producing the protein MPAAHSSATALDFVRFALNEGVLRFGSFKVKSGRISPYFFNAGLFNSGRSVGKLAQFYAQALLDSGVEFDMLFGPAYKGIPLGTATAIALAGHPGMKGGDVPFAYNRKEAKDHGEGGTLVGAPLKGKVVIIDDVITAGTSVRESVEIIRAAGAEPAAVLIAMDRMERAGPDDALSAHSAVQDVAKTYGIPVVAIASLADILALLQDDASFAEHREAVLAYRTKYGVK; encoded by the coding sequence ATGCCCGCCGCCCATTCTTCCGCCACCGCCCTGGATTTCGTCCGCTTCGCCTTGAACGAGGGCGTGCTGCGCTTCGGCAGCTTCAAGGTCAAATCGGGCCGTATCAGTCCCTATTTTTTCAATGCCGGACTGTTCAACAGCGGACGCTCGGTCGGCAAGCTGGCGCAGTTCTACGCCCAGGCGCTGCTGGATTCGGGGGTGGAATTCGACATGCTGTTCGGTCCGGCCTACAAGGGCATTCCGCTGGGCACGGCGACCGCCATTGCGCTGGCGGGCCACCCCGGCATGAAGGGCGGCGACGTGCCGTTCGCGTACAACCGCAAGGAAGCCAAGGACCACGGCGAAGGCGGCACCCTGGTGGGCGCGCCGCTCAAGGGCAAGGTCGTCATCATTGACGACGTGATCACCGCGGGCACCTCGGTGCGCGAATCGGTGGAGATCATCCGCGCCGCCGGCGCCGAGCCGGCCGCCGTGCTCATTGCCATGGATCGCATGGAGCGCGCGGGTCCGGACGACGCCCTGTCGGCGCATTCCGCCGTGCAGGACGTGGCCAAGACTTATGGCATTCCGGTGGTGGCGATTGCTTCGCTGGCGGATATCCTGGCGCTGCTGCAGGACGACGCTTCGTTCGCCGAGCACCGCGAGGCGGTGTTGGCGTATCGGACGAAGTACGGGGTGAAGTAA
- a CDS encoding type II toxin-antitoxin system VapC family toxin, with translation MNPIRLIPDASLALAWLIDRADAHEALIARHLLETAHESENTVPPIWHTEVANGMLRAERGQRASAGQLLSFRQLLERLPILPDPAAPSSCVARSYLLARTHGLTVYDASYLELAQRTNGYLATFDRKLADAARASGVAVFGQPHGVAEPAASYG, from the coding sequence ATGAATCCGATCCGCTTGATACCGGACGCCTCGCTTGCCCTCGCATGGCTGATCGACCGCGCGGACGCCCACGAAGCACTGATAGCCCGGCATCTGCTGGAAACTGCTCACGAGTCTGAAAACACGGTGCCCCCCATCTGGCACACGGAAGTCGCGAACGGCATGTTGCGCGCCGAGCGCGGCCAACGAGCATCGGCGGGTCAGTTGTTATCGTTCAGACAGCTTCTCGAACGCCTGCCCATACTTCCAGACCCGGCTGCCCCATCTTCCTGCGTTGCCCGCAGCTATCTGCTGGCTCGAACGCACGGCTTGACCGTCTACGATGCCAGTTATCTCGAACTGGCCCAAAGAACCAACGGTTATCTGGCCACCTTCGACCGCAAGCTGGCGGATGCCGCCCGAGCGAGCGGCGTGGCCGTCTTCGGCCAACCCCATGGGGTCGCTGAGCCAGCGGCAAGCTATGGATAA
- a CDS encoding LysE family translocator has product MTELIAVALITILAVISPGPDFAMVTRNSYLFGRRTGLICALGIALGVQVHVFYTMFGVSLLAHYAQPVLQGIKLAGACYLIYMGWKTFFNRTQVSRDLSERPPISGWQALYSGFLTNALNPKTTLFVVSTYTQVVSPGTPLAWQFGYGLFMSLAHWIWFGAVAWSVSSPFLRRMLLDHQLAADRVVGAVLMALGAALAVVQL; this is encoded by the coding sequence ATGACCGAACTGATCGCCGTCGCCCTCATCACCATACTTGCCGTCATCAGCCCCGGGCCGGACTTCGCCATGGTCACGCGCAACAGCTATCTGTTCGGCCGGCGCACCGGCCTGATCTGCGCGCTGGGCATCGCGCTGGGCGTGCAGGTGCACGTGTTCTACACCATGTTCGGGGTCAGCCTGCTGGCGCACTACGCACAGCCCGTGCTGCAGGGCATCAAACTGGCGGGCGCCTGCTATCTGATCTACATGGGCTGGAAGACCTTCTTCAACCGCACCCAGGTCAGCCGCGACCTTTCGGAGCGCCCCCCTATCTCGGGCTGGCAAGCGCTATACAGCGGCTTTCTGACCAATGCGCTGAATCCCAAGACTACGTTGTTCGTGGTCAGCACCTATACCCAGGTGGTGTCGCCCGGCACGCCGCTGGCCTGGCAGTTCGGCTATGGCCTGTTCATGTCGTTGGCGCACTGGATCTGGTTCGGCGCGGTGGCGTGGTCGGTGTCCTCGCCCTTCCTGCGGCGGATGCTGCTGGATCATCAGCTTGCGGCCGACCGTGTGGTGGGAGCCGTCCTGATGGCGCTGGGCGCGGCGCTGGCCGTCGTACAACTGTAA
- a CDS encoding LysR substrate-binding domain-containing protein, with amino-acid sequence MRGPSPSKDVRLPPLAAIQAFEAAARLGSFERASEELFVTASAIGKRIAALEAMLDVTLFIRSSRGATLSSAGREYLDQVRTALDLLSDASLHKRGEPKLEPLRVVSTPTFARQVLIPALPGFTAAHPEVELEIMLSIPYLDIMPPNADVWVRFGSGKYPGLNARQLTADPVFAVCAPGYRDQHGPFERPADLARAQLLRCPMEPWRPWLAAAGLDWPEPARGVWLVDLGIMLAAARAGQGLALTRRALAAEWLDEGKLVRVLDIEIPGEAQYYLCTETARPPGKAVQAFSLWLEGVCKQVSQWPRGLPARQE; translated from the coding sequence ATGCGCGGTCCCTCCCCCTCCAAAGATGTGCGCCTGCCGCCCCTGGCAGCCATTCAGGCCTTCGAAGCGGCCGCCCGCCTGGGCTCCTTCGAGCGCGCCAGCGAGGAACTCTTCGTCACCGCCAGCGCCATCGGCAAGCGCATTGCCGCGCTGGAGGCCATGCTGGACGTCACCCTCTTCATCCGCAGCAGCCGCGGCGCGACGCTGAGCTCTGCCGGGCGCGAGTACCTGGACCAGGTGCGCACCGCGCTGGATCTGCTGTCGGACGCGTCGCTGCATAAGCGCGGCGAACCGAAGCTCGAACCCTTGCGGGTCGTCTCCACTCCCACCTTCGCCCGCCAGGTGCTGATCCCCGCCCTGCCCGGCTTCACCGCGGCCCATCCCGAGGTGGAACTGGAAATCATGCTGTCCATCCCCTACCTGGACATCATGCCGCCCAATGCCGACGTCTGGGTGCGCTTCGGCAGCGGCAAGTACCCCGGCCTGAACGCGCGCCAGCTGACGGCGGATCCGGTTTTCGCGGTCTGCGCGCCCGGCTACCGCGACCAGCATGGTCCCTTCGAGCGACCCGCGGACCTGGCGCGGGCGCAACTGCTGCGCTGTCCCATGGAGCCTTGGCGGCCATGGCTGGCCGCCGCCGGACTGGACTGGCCCGAACCCGCGCGCGGCGTGTGGCTTGTAGACCTGGGCATCATGCTGGCGGCGGCGCGCGCCGGCCAAGGCCTTGCGCTCACGCGGCGCGCGCTGGCCGCGGAATGGCTGGACGAAGGCAAGCTGGTGCGCGTCCTGGACATCGAAATCCCCGGCGAGGCCCAGTATTACCTGTGCACCGAAACCGCGCGGCCGCCAGGCAAGGCGGTCCAAGCGTTTTCCCTATGGCTGGAAGGCGTGTGCAAACAGGTCTCCCAATGGCCACGCGGCCTGCCAGCCCGTCAGGAATAA
- a CDS encoding copper chaperone PCu(A)C, translating into MNIRKFAVIAALGLCTAGSAWAKDYKVGQIEVDDLWVRASAPGQSNGAGYMDIDNDAKAADRLLSVSSDAAERVELHTVQTENGVSKMRQVEGGIALPADTEVKLSPGGYHVMFIKLKAPFAEGGTVPATLKFEKAGEVAVQFKVKPASHNPGMDHGAMNHGTMKH; encoded by the coding sequence ATGAACATCCGCAAGTTCGCTGTCATCGCCGCCCTGGGCCTGTGCACGGCCGGCTCGGCTTGGGCGAAGGACTACAAGGTTGGCCAGATCGAGGTCGACGACCTCTGGGTGCGCGCCTCCGCGCCCGGCCAGTCCAATGGCGCGGGGTATATGGACATCGACAACGATGCCAAGGCTGCTGACCGCCTGCTGTCGGTGTCGTCCGACGCGGCGGAGCGCGTCGAGTTGCACACGGTCCAGACCGAGAACGGCGTCTCGAAGATGCGCCAGGTGGAAGGCGGCATCGCGCTGCCGGCCGACACCGAGGTCAAGCTCAGCCCGGGCGGCTACCACGTCATGTTCATCAAGCTGAAGGCCCCGTTCGCCGAAGGCGGCACGGTCCCGGCTACGCTGAAGTTCGAAAAAGCCGGCGAAGTCGCCGTGCAATTCAAGGTCAAGCCGGCCTCGCATAACCCCGGCATGGACCACGGCGCCATGAATCACGGCACGATGAAGCACTAA